One Leucobacter muris DNA segment encodes these proteins:
- a CDS encoding TetR/AcrR family transcriptional regulator codes for MSDTAAGSPEPRRRDPEGRRRAILTAAAEIVIEQGPPALTHRAIATRAGVSLGSTTQYFGSIDELREATLQQLADEIDESLNQLEPLLAGFAASPERAVAEIHEFLRDTRAVHTDVALMSTGTTDPRMRALAQRWTDRLIDMLAEHVGRERATAIAVYLDGATIHAALRDAPLDRDHLERIIVALTAMPDPAGPTTPHV; via the coding sequence ATGAGCGACACCGCAGCGGGCTCCCCCGAGCCCCGACGCCGAGACCCCGAGGGCCGCCGCCGCGCGATCCTCACGGCCGCCGCCGAGATCGTGATCGAGCAGGGTCCGCCCGCGCTCACCCACCGCGCCATCGCGACGCGCGCCGGAGTATCGCTCGGCTCGACCACCCAGTACTTCGGCTCGATCGACGAACTGCGCGAGGCCACGCTGCAACAGCTGGCCGACGAGATCGACGAGTCGCTCAACCAGCTCGAGCCGCTGCTCGCCGGCTTCGCCGCCAGCCCCGAGCGCGCCGTCGCCGAGATCCACGAGTTCCTGCGCGACACCCGCGCCGTGCACACCGACGTCGCCCTGATGAGCACCGGCACCACCGATCCCCGCATGCGCGCCCTCGCGCAGCGCTGGACGGACCGCCTGATCGACATGCTCGCCGAGCACGTCGGCCGCGAGCGCGCCACCGCCATCGCGGTGTATCTCGACGGCGCCACGATCCACGCGGCGCTCCGCGACGCACCGCTCGATCGCGACCACCTCGAACGGATCATCGTCGCACTGACGGCGATGCCGGATCCGGCCGGGCCCACCACACCTCACGTCTAG
- the rraA gene encoding ribonuclease E activity regulator RraA gives MAQISTADLYDERGHELQSVSLQFQNIGGLSGFSGPVRTVRCFQDNARLKELLSSPGDGAVLVIDGGGSLETALVGDVIGSLAVDNGWAGIIVNGAIRDRVALGTLPFGVKALGSNPAKSTKTGEGETDVPVEIGGVVFQPGATVWCDEDGILVES, from the coding sequence ATGGCTCAGATCAGCACCGCAGACCTGTACGACGAACGCGGGCACGAGCTGCAGTCGGTGTCGCTGCAGTTCCAGAACATCGGCGGGCTCAGCGGCTTCAGCGGTCCCGTTCGCACGGTGCGCTGCTTCCAAGACAACGCCCGCCTCAAAGAGCTGCTCTCGTCGCCCGGCGACGGAGCCGTGCTCGTGATCGACGGCGGCGGATCGCTCGAGACCGCCCTCGTGGGCGACGTGATCGGCAGCCTCGCGGTCGACAACGGCTGGGCCGGCATCATCGTGAACGGCGCGATCCGCGATCGCGTCGCGCTCGGCACGCTGCCGTTCGGCGTGAAGGCGCTCGGATCGAACCCCGCCAAGTCGACCAAGACGGGCGAGGGCGAGACCGACGTGCCCGTCGAGATCGGCGGGGTCGTGTTCCAGCCGGGGGCGACCGTGTGGTGCGACGAAGACGGGATCCTGGTCGAGAGCTGA
- a CDS encoding lysoplasmalogenase family protein, whose protein sequence is MGSRIRLLTPFLPYAAISVVHVIALFAASPVAAPTKLALMPALALAVIWAAALAVGAGAAPVGAGDAPGGLVTPPTAAAAPSAGASASASDAAPGRPPSALRGARGAILLLVAAILCSWLGDGAATFFPMFDDELPMMLLCFGLAHVGYLLLMWRARGVARHRVPAWAAAYLLVYAVLIVVLIPRTGALTVPVMGYGLLLAGTAAMASRCGAVIAWGGAWFLVSDAILSFRIFLPEVMPDWTSGAVVLTYTLGQGLLAFGVVSALRRREARAAG, encoded by the coding sequence ATGGGATCGCGGATCCGGCTCCTCACTCCGTTCCTGCCCTACGCGGCGATCTCCGTCGTGCACGTGATCGCCCTCTTCGCGGCGAGCCCGGTCGCGGCGCCCACCAAGCTCGCGCTGATGCCCGCGTTGGCGCTCGCCGTGATCTGGGCGGCGGCACTGGCGGTGGGCGCCGGGGCGGCGCCGGTGGGGGCTGGGGATGCGCCGGGAGGCCTGGTGACGCCGCCGACCGCTGCCGCTGCGCCTTCCGCTGGCGCGTCGGCGTCGGCGTCGGACGCTGCGCCGGGCCGGCCCCCGAGCGCGCTGCGGGGCGCGCGCGGCGCGATCCTGCTGCTGGTCGCGGCGATCCTCTGCTCCTGGCTCGGCGACGGAGCCGCAACCTTCTTCCCGATGTTCGACGACGAGCTGCCGATGATGCTGCTCTGCTTCGGGCTCGCCCACGTCGGATACCTGCTGCTCATGTGGCGGGCGCGCGGCGTGGCGCGGCACCGGGTGCCCGCGTGGGCGGCGGCCTACCTGCTCGTGTACGCGGTGCTCATCGTGGTGCTCATCCCGCGCACGGGCGCGCTCACGGTGCCGGTGATGGGGTACGGGCTGCTGCTCGCGGGAACGGCGGCGATGGCGTCGCGGTGCGGGGCCGTGATCGCGTGGGGCGGGGCGTGGTTCCTCGTCTCGGACGCGATCCTGTCGTTCCGCATCTTCCTGCCCGAGGTGATGCCCGACTGGACGAGCGGGGCCGTGGTGCTCACCTACACGCTGGGGCAGGGGCTGCTCGCCTTTGGGGTCGTGAGCGCGCTGCGGCGGAGGGAGGCGCGGGCCGCGGGCTGA
- a CDS encoding NUDIX domain-containing protein, which translates to MSDLRNPGDAWVTAADGGRYWGRFGAAGLLAHDRSLDAILLQHRVTWSDHGDTWGIPGGARHEGEAAIAGAIRESQEEAGVPDDAVTPRYTHVLDRGGWTYTTLIADVATPFEPRITDPESHALAWVPLDEVERLPLHPAFAASWQLLRPLLSARPAVVVDAANVIGAVPNGWWRDRRGAAERLRDRLGALAIEEGGIRAGFLDLPETRVAGLDRAYPEWTMVVEGAANGIASGPRVRVVDAPSLGDDTIVAEAAAFAASDHAVTVVTSDAELKVRAHAVGATTRGAKKLLKLFPEDPAV; encoded by the coding sequence ATGAGCGATCTGCGAAACCCCGGCGACGCGTGGGTCACGGCGGCCGACGGCGGGCGCTACTGGGGGCGCTTCGGCGCGGCGGGCCTGCTCGCCCACGACCGCTCGCTCGACGCGATCCTGCTGCAGCACCGGGTCACCTGGAGCGACCACGGCGACACCTGGGGCATTCCCGGGGGCGCCCGCCACGAGGGCGAGGCCGCGATCGCCGGCGCGATCCGCGAGTCCCAGGAGGAGGCCGGGGTTCCCGACGACGCGGTCACACCGCGCTACACGCACGTGCTCGATCGCGGCGGCTGGACCTACACCACCCTCATCGCCGACGTCGCCACCCCGTTCGAACCCCGCATCACCGATCCCGAGAGCCACGCCCTCGCCTGGGTGCCGCTCGACGAGGTCGAGCGTCTCCCGCTGCACCCGGCCTTCGCGGCGAGCTGGCAGCTGCTGCGCCCGCTGCTCTCGGCGCGCCCCGCCGTGGTCGTCGACGCCGCCAACGTCATCGGCGCGGTGCCGAACGGGTGGTGGCGGGATCGCCGCGGCGCCGCGGAGCGTCTGCGCGACCGGCTCGGTGCGCTCGCGATCGAAGAGGGCGGGATCCGCGCCGGCTTCCTCGACCTGCCCGAGACCCGCGTGGCCGGCCTCGATCGCGCCTACCCGGAGTGGACGATGGTGGTCGAGGGCGCCGCGAACGGCATCGCGAGCGGCCCGCGGGTGCGCGTGGTCGACGCGCCCTCCCTGGGCGATGACACCATCGTCGCTGAGGCCGCCGCCTTCGCCGCGTCCGACCACGCCGTGACGGTCGTCACGAGCGACGCGGAGCTGAAGGTTCGGGCGCACGCCGTAGGGGCGACCACGCGCGGGGCGAAGAAGCTGCTCAAGCTCTTCCCCGAGGATCCGGCGGTCTGA
- a CDS encoding pyridoxamine 5'-phosphate oxidase family protein codes for MSENQSAVTVLSDDECWRRLGSQRVGRLVTSVGDVVDVVPINFVVDDGSVVFRTAPGNKLVELTINDSVLFEADEIGEESGWSVVVRGHARVLEAQAEVAEAEALPLKPFVPTLKPTFVRIEVVSIGGREYRFGPEPRREDQQEG; via the coding sequence ATGAGCGAGAACCAGAGTGCAGTGACGGTGCTGTCCGACGACGAGTGCTGGCGGCGGCTCGGGTCGCAGCGGGTCGGGCGGCTCGTCACCAGCGTGGGCGACGTCGTCGACGTGGTGCCGATCAACTTCGTGGTCGACGACGGCTCGGTGGTCTTCCGCACCGCGCCGGGCAACAAGCTCGTCGAGCTGACCATCAACGACTCCGTGCTCTTCGAGGCCGACGAGATCGGCGAGGAGTCGGGGTGGAGCGTGGTGGTGCGCGGGCACGCGCGAGTGCTCGAGGCGCAGGCCGAGGTCGCCGAGGCCGAGGCGCTGCCGCTCAAGCCGTTCGTGCCGACGCTCAAGCCCACGTTCGTGCGCATCGAGGTCGTGTCGATCGGCGGCCGCGAATACCGTTTCGGCCCCGAGCCGCGCCGCGAGGACCAGCAGGAGGGGTAG
- a CDS encoding tyrosine-type recombinase/integrase — protein sequence MVPALGHLQVSRISTGLIDRTIDQWETEFGPSTIKTSIAALVRVLDVAVRHEVIPSNPAKNRARRTLSQQSALTPGSLRALAVPDMETLNKIADACAEVHQSYSGHVMLCAMLCARGSEVAGLEVGDIDWVNRIVKIERQIYPGKGGLVTKQTKGRKERYVPILDPLEPILIRLSAGKEPGDPLLRGPRGGVLTTATVRDATKWDELVTNLGLPNLTRHGLRHTGATWLADAGVPLHVLQRILGHASIETTKGYLHPDHRHLSEAATLANQFFATPSKRKETTEKPRRRQL from the coding sequence GTGGTGCCCGCGCTCGGGCATCTGCAGGTCAGCCGCATCTCCACAGGCCTGATCGACCGCACCATTGACCAGTGGGAGACCGAGTTCGGGCCGTCAACGATCAAGACCTCGATCGCGGCTCTCGTGCGCGTCCTCGACGTGGCGGTGCGCCACGAGGTGATCCCATCGAACCCTGCCAAGAATCGTGCCCGCCGCACGCTCAGTCAGCAGTCCGCGTTGACGCCCGGCTCGCTGCGAGCCCTCGCCGTCCCGGACATGGAGACGCTGAACAAGATCGCCGATGCGTGCGCTGAGGTGCATCAGAGCTATTCGGGTCACGTCATGCTCTGCGCCATGCTCTGCGCTCGTGGTTCCGAGGTCGCCGGCCTCGAAGTCGGTGACATCGACTGGGTGAATCGCATCGTGAAGATCGAGCGGCAGATATACCCCGGCAAGGGCGGCCTCGTCACGAAGCAGACCAAGGGTCGCAAGGAACGCTATGTGCCGATACTCGACCCGCTCGAACCCATCCTCATCCGCCTCTCAGCGGGGAAGGAGCCGGGTGATCCTCTGCTACGCGGCCCCCGCGGAGGGGTGCTCACCACTGCCACCGTGCGCGACGCGACGAAGTGGGATGAGCTCGTGACGAACCTCGGCCTGCCGAACCTCACCCGCCACGGCCTCCGGCACACCGGAGCCACCTGGCTCGCGGATGCCGGCGTGCCGCTCCATGTGCTGCAGCGCATCCTCGGCCATGCCTCCATCGAGACGACTAAGGGCTACCTGCACCCCGACCACCGGCACCTGAGCGAAGCAGCGACGCTCGCCAACCAGTTCTTCGCCACCCCATCGAAGAGGAAGGAGACCACCGAGAAGCCCCGCAGGCGACAGCTCTAG
- a CDS encoding helix-turn-helix domain-containing protein produces the protein MPATIDAVEPLWNSQEAAEFLNVSQATLSRWRREHEGPPFVQVGGIARYNPPTVRAWVLEREGTHG, from the coding sequence ATGCCCGCCACGATTGACGCTGTCGAACCTCTCTGGAACTCGCAAGAGGCGGCGGAGTTCCTGAACGTCTCGCAGGCCACGCTCTCTCGCTGGCGGCGCGAGCACGAGGGGCCGCCGTTCGTGCAGGTCGGCGGTATCGCCCGTTACAACCCGCCCACCGTGCGAGCCTGGGTGCTGGAACGCGAGGGCACGCATGGCTGA
- a CDS encoding single-stranded DNA-binding protein — translation MSEEVVTMEIRSEPSVRGFLSRAPEQKSKPGEVFLLVAQIGQKFRRHEEDGTFTLVGSAYIDLIMIGDKAEEAFADFVKGDDVVAVGEFAKRQYEQDGQRIERPQFRASRLLFDTSRARYAVERTPRQLEPKTPTAAEVTAVEFRSPEPRLAIGLGR, via the coding sequence ATGAGCGAGGAGGTCGTGACGATGGAGATCCGTTCAGAGCCGTCGGTCCGAGGGTTTCTCTCCCGAGCGCCGGAGCAGAAGTCGAAGCCGGGAGAGGTCTTTCTACTGGTCGCGCAGATCGGGCAGAAGTTCCGTCGCCACGAGGAAGACGGCACCTTCACTCTCGTCGGTTCCGCATACATCGACCTGATCATGATCGGCGATAAGGCCGAGGAGGCCTTCGCGGATTTCGTCAAGGGCGATGATGTCGTGGCGGTCGGCGAGTTCGCGAAGCGGCAGTACGAGCAGGACGGGCAGCGAATCGAGCGCCCTCAGTTCCGCGCCTCCCGGCTCCTCTTCGATACCTCCCGTGCCCGCTACGCCGTCGAGCGCACCCCGCGCCAGCTCGAACCAAAGACGCCCACGGCGGCGGAGGTTACGGCGGTGGAGTTCCGCTCGCCTGAGCCTCGGCTTGCGATCGGGCTGGGGAGGTGA
- a CDS encoding DNA-processing protein DprA, which produces MATFSEDMLTRMELATLAEPGNPVTGQLVRAIGLAETLALIRDPGAAIPAAVDPLQGVRWRQAAAARQRDALRDQIAELTDRHEFRVLTPGGAGWPVALNDLGDRAPLLLWARGNPELLTASVSSRVTITGARAATAYGVHVTQELAEDLAALPRVIVSGGAYGIDAAAHRAALTTGPAATMVVSASGLDRPYPPNNAELFERIVVQAGIQVSETPPGQGPSRERFVARSRLLAALSGATIITEASARSGSLLVAARAFELGRAVGAVPGPVTSVSSAGCHRLMREGIAETVTRAGEVAELMGPSPFPLAAAYQQVARRVAPDHSRAARRLAL; this is translated from the coding sequence ATGGCGACGTTCTCGGAGGACATGCTCACCCGGATGGAGCTTGCGACGCTCGCCGAGCCCGGCAATCCGGTCACGGGGCAGCTCGTGCGCGCGATCGGCCTGGCCGAGACGCTCGCCCTGATCCGCGACCCTGGCGCGGCGATCCCCGCCGCGGTCGATCCGCTCCAAGGGGTCAGGTGGCGGCAAGCCGCCGCAGCCCGGCAGCGCGACGCGCTCCGGGATCAGATCGCCGAGCTCACCGACCGGCACGAGTTCCGGGTGCTCACCCCCGGTGGGGCGGGGTGGCCGGTCGCGCTGAACGATCTCGGGGATCGGGCGCCGCTCCTGTTGTGGGCGCGCGGGAACCCGGAACTGCTCACCGCCTCCGTCTCTTCGCGGGTGACGATCACCGGAGCCCGAGCCGCGACCGCGTATGGCGTGCATGTCACACAGGAGCTTGCGGAAGACCTGGCCGCGCTGCCGCGGGTCATCGTCTCCGGTGGCGCCTACGGCATCGATGCCGCCGCGCACCGCGCCGCCCTCACCACGGGCCCCGCAGCCACGATGGTGGTCTCCGCCAGCGGCCTCGACCGCCCCTACCCGCCGAACAATGCTGAGCTGTTCGAGCGGATCGTGGTGCAGGCCGGCATCCAGGTCAGCGAGACCCCGCCCGGCCAGGGGCCGTCGCGGGAGCGGTTCGTCGCCCGCTCACGTCTTCTCGCCGCGCTCAGCGGGGCGACGATCATTACCGAGGCTTCGGCGCGCTCGGGGTCGCTGCTGGTCGCGGCGCGCGCGTTCGAGCTCGGCCGTGCGGTCGGCGCGGTGCCCGGGCCGGTCACCTCGGTGTCGTCGGCGGGCTGTCACCGGCTCATGCGGGAAGGCATCGCCGAGACCGTCACCCGTGCTGGTGAGGTCGCTGAGCTCATGGGCCCGTCGCCGTTCCCGCTCGCTGCGGCCTATCAGCAGGTCGCCCGCCGCGTCGCACCCGATCACAGCCGCGCCGCACGCCGCCTCGCACTCTGA
- the trxB gene encoding thioredoxin-disulfide reductase — protein MSIQEVELVIVGSGPAGYTAAVYAARAGLAPVVIAGSVTAGGALMTTTEVENFPGFVDGVQGPELMESMRARAERFGAEIAYDDAIRLDLDGDVKTIETGAGLTYRARAVILTMGSAYRKLGLPEEERLSGHGVSWCATCDGFFFREQEIVVVGGGDSAMEEALFLTRFASKVTVVHRRDEFRASKIMAQRVLDDPKIEVAWNSEVAAILGDEQVIGLRLRDTVTGMERTLDATGVFVAIGHDPRSELVIWQVDTDADGYVRVAHPSTRTNLAGVFAAGDLVDHTYRQAITAAGTGCAAAQDAQHYLSNLAPATVSAPVLEVSA, from the coding sequence ATGTCTATTCAAGAGGTCGAGTTGGTTATCGTTGGGTCTGGTCCTGCGGGGTACACCGCGGCGGTCTATGCCGCCCGTGCGGGTCTCGCTCCCGTCGTGATCGCGGGTTCGGTGACGGCTGGTGGTGCGTTGATGACGACGACCGAGGTGGAGAACTTTCCGGGCTTCGTTGATGGCGTGCAGGGGCCGGAGCTGATGGAGTCGATGCGGGCGCGGGCGGAGCGGTTTGGCGCCGAGATCGCTTACGATGACGCGATTCGCCTTGATCTCGACGGCGACGTGAAGACTATCGAGACCGGCGCCGGGCTGACGTACCGGGCACGCGCGGTGATCCTGACGATGGGTTCCGCGTACCGCAAGCTCGGCCTTCCCGAGGAGGAGCGTCTGTCGGGGCACGGCGTGTCGTGGTGTGCGACCTGCGACGGGTTCTTCTTCCGCGAACAGGAGATCGTCGTGGTCGGTGGCGGGGACTCCGCGATGGAGGAGGCCCTGTTCCTCACCCGATTCGCATCGAAGGTCACCGTCGTGCACCGCCGAGACGAGTTCCGGGCGTCAAAGATCATGGCGCAGCGCGTACTAGACGATCCGAAGATCGAGGTCGCCTGGAACAGCGAGGTCGCCGCGATCCTCGGCGATGAGCAGGTCATCGGGCTCAGGTTGCGCGACACGGTCACCGGAATGGAGCGCACGCTCGACGCGACCGGAGTGTTCGTCGCGATCGGGCACGACCCGCGCTCCGAGCTCGTGATCTGGCAGGTCGACACCGACGCCGACGGGTACGTGCGAGTCGCGCACCCGTCGACGCGGACGAACCTGGCCGGGGTGTTCGCGGCCGGGGATCTCGTCGATCACACGTACCGGCAGGCGATCACCGCCGCGGGCACCGGCTGCGCGGCCGCGCAGGACGCCCAGCACTACCTGTCGAACCTCGCACCCGCCACCGTATCCGCACCCGTTCTGGAGGTCTCCGCATGA
- the trxA gene encoding thioredoxin codes for MSTVTAVTDATFQTEVLESELPVVVDIWATWCGPCRAIAPILDLLAGEYAGRVKIVKVDADQNPETVTAAGVTSIPTLGFYRNGERVDVLIGAHPKPVYIAKIEELLA; via the coding sequence ATGAGCACCGTCACCGCCGTCACCGACGCTACCTTCCAGACCGAGGTGCTCGAGTCCGAGCTGCCCGTCGTGGTCGACATCTGGGCGACCTGGTGCGGCCCGTGCAGGGCGATCGCCCCGATCCTGGACCTGCTCGCCGGCGAGTACGCGGGCCGGGTGAAGATCGTCAAGGTCGATGCCGACCAGAACCCCGAGACCGTAACCGCGGCCGGCGTGACCTCGATCCCGACCCTCGGCTTCTACCGGAACGGGGAACGTGTAGACGTGCTGATCGGCGCGCACCCGAAACCCGTCTACATCGCGAAGATCGAGGAGCTGCTCGCATGA
- the arsB gene encoding ACR3 family arsenite efflux transporter — translation MTDTLTRTAPKRLSTLDKWLPLWIGLAMVAGLLLGRFVPALSDALSALEVGGISIPIGLGLLVMMYPVLAKVRYDKVAAITGDKKLLVSSLVLNWLVGPAVMFALAWIFLPDLPEYRTGLIIVGLARCIAMVVIWNDLACGDREATAVLVAINSVFQVVAFSLLGWFYLTVLPGWLGLDAQGLDVSVGQIALNVLVFLGIPLVAGFASRFIGEKRKGRDWYEEKFLPTIGPWALYGLLFTIVLLFALQGKQVTSHPMDVARIALPLLVYFALMWFAGILLGKGLGLGYARSTTLAFTAAGNNFELAIAVAIGTFGATSGQALAGVVGPLIEVPVLVGLVYVSLWAARAWFRTDPYATVTESRTS, via the coding sequence ATGACCGACACCCTGACCCGCACCGCCCCGAAGCGGCTCTCCACCCTCGACAAGTGGCTGCCGCTCTGGATCGGCCTCGCCATGGTCGCAGGCCTCCTGCTCGGCCGTTTCGTGCCCGCCCTTTCAGACGCCCTCTCTGCCCTGGAGGTCGGCGGGATCTCGATCCCGATCGGGCTGGGCCTGCTGGTGATGATGTACCCGGTGCTCGCGAAAGTCCGCTACGACAAGGTCGCCGCCATCACCGGTGACAAGAAGCTCCTCGTCTCCTCGCTCGTGCTGAACTGGCTCGTGGGCCCTGCGGTCATGTTCGCGCTCGCGTGGATCTTCCTGCCGGACCTGCCCGAATACCGGACCGGGCTGATCATCGTCGGGCTCGCCCGCTGCATCGCAATGGTCGTGATCTGGAACGACCTGGCCTGCGGCGACCGTGAGGCGACCGCGGTGCTGGTCGCGATCAATTCCGTGTTCCAGGTCGTCGCGTTCTCACTTCTGGGCTGGTTCTACCTGACCGTGCTGCCGGGCTGGCTCGGACTGGATGCGCAGGGCTTGGACGTCTCGGTCGGGCAGATCGCCTTGAACGTGCTCGTGTTCCTCGGCATCCCGCTCGTCGCGGGCTTCGCCTCCCGCTTCATCGGCGAGAAGCGCAAGGGGCGCGACTGGTACGAGGAGAAGTTCCTCCCGACGATCGGACCGTGGGCGCTCTACGGACTGCTCTTCACGATCGTGCTGCTGTTCGCCCTGCAGGGCAAGCAGGTCACCTCCCACCCGATGGACGTCGCCCGCATCGCCCTGCCGCTGCTGGTCTACTTCGCGCTCATGTGGTTCGCCGGCATCCTGCTCGGCAAGGGGCTCGGGCTCGGCTACGCACGGTCGACAACACTCGCGTTCACCGCAGCGGGAAACAACTTCGAGCTCGCGATCGCGGTCGCGATCGGCACCTTCGGCGCTACCTCCGGGCAAGCCCTCGCCGGCGTCGTCGGCCCCCTCATCGAAGTACCCGTGCTCGTGGGCCTCGTCTACGTCTCGCTCTGGGCCGCACGAGCCTGGTTCCGCACCGACCCCTACGCCACCGTCACCGAATCGAGGACGTCATGA